In one Corallococcus sp. EGB genomic region, the following are encoded:
- a CDS encoding pitrilysin family protein, producing MKALAAAALFMGLPALAQTPEAKPLEPGRENLAIPYEKYTLPNGLEVILSVDHKLPVVAVNVWYHVGAFDEQPGRTGFAHLFEHMMFQGSKHVPDDVHIGLLEQAGATDLNGTTSFDRTNYYETVPSNLLETALWLESDRMGFLLDALTQKKLDTQKEVVKNERRQSVETAPYGEAQEKAWQALFPPPHPYSGNVIGSMKDLDAATVDDVKAFFRKWYAPSNATLAIVGDFDPEKTKALVEKYFGTLPSHPKPQPPDVKPVKVTRETTIRHDEKVATLPLLTMSWLTAPYLKPGDATADVLATALGTGRASRLYRRLVLDKQLAQSVDAVQQSQGAQSVFSIEAVARPGVTTDMLKKEIDEVLDEVRKNGVTQEEIVRARTRYDTRQLAGLQAVGGSGSKSDTLQTYNQFVGEPSYVAQDLARYQEVTPEAVKQFANDVLRPDARVVLHAVPSANKAAPSSAPGKETR from the coding sequence TTGAAGGCCCTCGCCGCCGCGGCCCTGTTCATGGGGCTTCCGGCGCTCGCGCAGACCCCCGAGGCGAAGCCGCTGGAGCCCGGCCGCGAAAACCTGGCCATCCCGTATGAGAAATACACGCTGCCCAACGGACTGGAGGTCATCCTCTCCGTGGACCACAAGCTCCCGGTGGTGGCCGTCAACGTCTGGTACCACGTGGGCGCCTTCGACGAGCAGCCGGGCCGCACCGGCTTCGCGCACCTCTTCGAGCACATGATGTTCCAGGGCTCCAAGCACGTGCCGGACGACGTGCACATCGGCCTGCTGGAGCAGGCGGGCGCCACGGACTTGAACGGCACCACCAGCTTCGACCGCACCAACTACTACGAGACCGTGCCCAGCAACCTGCTGGAGACGGCGCTGTGGTTGGAGAGCGACCGCATGGGCTTCCTGCTGGACGCGCTCACGCAGAAGAAGCTCGATACGCAGAAGGAGGTCGTGAAGAACGAGCGCCGCCAGAGCGTGGAGACGGCTCCCTACGGCGAGGCGCAGGAGAAGGCGTGGCAGGCGCTGTTCCCGCCTCCGCACCCGTACTCCGGCAACGTGATTGGCTCCATGAAGGACCTGGACGCCGCCACGGTGGATGACGTGAAGGCCTTCTTCCGCAAGTGGTATGCGCCCTCCAACGCGACGCTGGCCATCGTGGGCGACTTCGACCCCGAGAAGACCAAGGCCCTGGTGGAGAAGTACTTCGGCACGCTGCCCTCGCACCCCAAGCCCCAGCCTCCGGACGTGAAGCCGGTGAAGGTCACACGCGAGACGACCATCCGCCACGACGAGAAGGTGGCCACGCTGCCCCTGCTCACCATGTCCTGGCTCACCGCTCCGTACCTGAAGCCCGGGGACGCGACGGCGGACGTGCTCGCCACCGCGCTGGGCACCGGCCGCGCGAGCCGCCTGTACCGCCGGCTGGTGCTGGACAAGCAGCTGGCGCAGAGCGTGGACGCCGTGCAGCAGAGCCAGGGCGCGCAGTCCGTCTTCTCCATCGAAGCGGTGGCCCGGCCCGGCGTCACCACGGACATGCTGAAGAAGGAGATCGACGAGGTGCTGGACGAGGTCCGCAAGAACGGCGTCACGCAGGAGGAGATCGTCCGCGCGCGCACCCGCTATGACACGCGCCAGCTGGCGGGCCTCCAGGCCGTGGGCGGCTCCGGCAGCAAGTCCGACACGCTCCAGACGTACAACCAGTTCGTGGGCGAGCCCAGCTACGTCGCGCAGGACCTGGCGCGCTACCAGGAAGTGACCCCCGAGGCGGTGAAGCAGTTCGCCAACGACGTGCTGCGCCCCGACGCGCGCGTCGTCCTCCACGCGGTGCCGTCCGCCAACAAGGCCGCGCCGTCTTCCGCTCCGGGCAAGGAGACCCGTTAA
- the dnaA gene encoding chromosomal replication initiator protein DnaA — translation MNALAQAPSPSLPSAGVIWTRTLEAIRQEGLHYALTWLERMRPMEVRENALVLGVPDRFFRDWVDDHYRSMLESHLSRLEPSLGRVAYEVVVGPPPTADLPPTPTIKVNSTRPARLNPRFTFDTYVVADSNQLPAAAAQAVAHRPGHNYNPLYIYGGTGLGKTHLLQAVGNHIWEKDPTQRIVYLSSEQFTNEYVESVREHRMTDFRRKFREECDVLLIDDIQFLGKREETQKEFFYTFETLFGLNKAIVLTSDMVPAEVPGMEDRLRSRFAMGLMADIREPTYETRVAILQKKAEQEGLNLPDPVAHFIAKHVQKNVRELEGALVKLSAMHSLTKQPVTEEFASQVLRDILPAQRTVDVEAIQREVARFYKVTVEALKEDRRHKALAHARQVAMYLSRKLTKSSFPEIASRFNKDHSTVISAVRKVEGLRETDAAVHRDLSELEAKLGGM, via the coding sequence GTGAACGCCCTCGCCCAAGCCCCTTCGCCTTCGCTGCCCAGTGCCGGCGTCATCTGGACCCGCACGCTGGAAGCCATCCGTCAGGAGGGCCTGCACTACGCCCTCACCTGGCTGGAGCGGATGCGCCCCATGGAGGTGCGCGAGAACGCCCTGGTCCTGGGCGTGCCGGACCGCTTCTTCCGCGACTGGGTGGATGACCACTACCGCTCCATGCTGGAGAGCCACCTCTCCCGCCTGGAGCCGTCGCTCGGCCGCGTCGCCTATGAAGTCGTCGTCGGCCCTCCGCCCACCGCGGACCTGCCGCCCACGCCCACCATCAAGGTGAACTCGACGCGGCCCGCGCGCCTCAACCCGCGCTTCACCTTCGACACCTACGTCGTCGCGGACAGCAACCAGCTGCCCGCCGCCGCCGCGCAGGCCGTGGCCCACCGGCCGGGCCACAACTACAACCCGCTCTACATCTACGGCGGCACCGGCCTGGGCAAGACGCACCTGCTCCAGGCCGTGGGCAATCACATCTGGGAGAAGGACCCCACCCAGCGCATCGTCTATCTCTCCAGCGAGCAGTTCACCAACGAGTACGTGGAGAGCGTGCGCGAGCACCGCATGACGGACTTCCGCCGGAAGTTCCGCGAGGAGTGCGACGTGCTCCTCATCGACGACATCCAGTTCCTCGGCAAGCGCGAGGAGACGCAGAAGGAGTTCTTCTACACCTTCGAGACGCTCTTCGGCCTCAACAAGGCCATCGTGCTCACCAGCGACATGGTGCCCGCGGAGGTCCCCGGCATGGAGGACCGCCTGCGCAGCCGCTTCGCCATGGGCCTGATGGCCGACATCCGCGAGCCCACCTACGAGACGCGCGTCGCCATCCTCCAGAAGAAGGCCGAACAGGAGGGCCTCAACCTGCCGGACCCGGTGGCGCACTTCATCGCGAAGCATGTTCAGAAGAACGTGCGCGAGCTGGAAGGCGCGCTCGTGAAGCTGTCCGCGATGCACAGCCTCACGAAGCAGCCGGTGACGGAGGAGTTCGCGTCCCAGGTGCTGCGCGACATCCTGCCCGCGCAGCGCACCGTGGACGTGGAGGCCATCCAGCGCGAGGTGGCCCGCTTCTACAAGGTCACCGTGGAGGCGCTGAAGGAGGACCGCCGTCACAAGGCGCTCGCGCACGCGCGTCAGGTGGCCATGTACCTGAGCCGCAAGCTGACCAAGAGCTCCTTCCCGGAGATCGCCTCGCGCTTCAACAAGGACCACTCCACCGTCATCTCCGCCGTGCGCAAGGTGGAGGGCCTGCGGGAGACGGACGCGGCCGTGCACCGCGACCTGTCCGAACTGGAAGCGAAGCTCGGCGGCATGTAG
- a CDS encoding CBS domain-containing protein, producing MATQRVGDVMTPDVEVIRPSDSLKVAAEKMRALNVGPIPVCEGDQLVGIVTDRDIVVRAIAQGLDAERTQVAQAMTRGVEFVYDDDDLTQAAEKMRASQIRRIAVLNRAKKLVGILSLGDVAAELSDQESGRTLEEVSAPSQPAAH from the coding sequence ATGGCAACGCAACGAGTGGGTGACGTGATGACCCCGGATGTGGAGGTCATCCGCCCGTCGGATTCCCTGAAGGTCGCCGCGGAGAAGATGCGCGCGCTGAACGTGGGGCCCATCCCCGTGTGTGAAGGCGACCAGCTGGTCGGCATCGTCACGGACCGGGACATCGTGGTTCGAGCCATCGCGCAGGGGCTGGACGCCGAGCGCACCCAGGTAGCCCAGGCGATGACCCGGGGTGTCGAGTTCGTCTACGACGACGACGACCTCACCCAGGCGGCCGAGAAGATGAGGGCCTCGCAGATCCGCCGCATCGCGGTGCTGAACCGGGCCAAGAAGCTGGTGGGCATCCTCTCGCTGGGAGATGTCGCGGCGGAGCTCAGCGACCAGGAGAGCGGCAGGACGCTGGAGGAGGTGTCCGCGCCGTCACAGCCGGCCGCGCACTGA